The Candidatus Methylomirabilis sp. sequence GTGGCGGCCCTGACCCCCCCCGAGATCGTGGTGGAGCTGCAGGACGAGAACTGCGGCCCTCCAGATCTGGACACCGATGCCGATGTCGTGGCCATCGGCTGCTGGAGCGTCCAGTACCATCGAGCCCGGGAGCTGGCCGCGGAGTTCCGCCGGCGGGGCAAGCGCGTCGTGGTGGGGGGACCGTATCCCACCCTATGCCCCGAGCGCTTCACGGACGGGTCCTTCGATGTGGTGTTCGACGGGGAGGT is a genomic window containing:
- a CDS encoding cobalamin-dependent protein (Presence of a B(12) (cobalamin)-binding domain implies dependence on cobalamin itself, in one of its several forms, or in some unusual lineages, dependence on a cobalamin-like analog.) — encoded protein: MRNGGKKILFVNPRFPGSLWGFQGIAELVGVRSGQAPLGLATVAALTPPEIVVELQDENCGPPDLDTDADVVAIGCWSVQYHRARELAAEFRRRGKRVVVGGPYPTLCPERFTDGSFDVVFDGEV